The Henckelia pumila isolate YLH828 chromosome 2, ASM3356847v2, whole genome shotgun sequence genome includes a window with the following:
- the LOC140879052 gene encoding uncharacterized protein: protein MDKEWMSKNRLLPEYDIGVESFLKFALKNADDPDAIPCPCAKCGNIKKKNVQTIRAHLYSNGIDLTYHTWIWHGERCTSRNSMNDNVRASQGVHKTFAEEPVDMVQDVYDSYAENPNQFTKLLEDAEKPLYPGCTKFTKLSAIVKLFNLKAKYSWSDKSFTDMLLLFGEMLPDKNELPLSLYDAKKSLRALGMDYVRIHACPNDCILYQKEYEDFANFPTCGTSRWKVGNNSKVKADAPCWKLVDHKWPDFASEPRNLRLAISADRVNPHSLISSAYSCWTVLMITYNLPPWLCMKRKFVMLTLLISGPRKPGNDIDVYLAPLIDDLKCLWDTGVEAYDAYREESFSLKAVLLWTINDFPAYGNMSGCVVKGYHACPICAENTYSTRLKHSRKMSYTGHRRFLPLNHPYRRQNKTFNGNQEFNPAPNPLSGHEVLERVEKISYQPGKLTKKLQSNPDDGKPCWKKKSIFFELEYWKHLHVRHVLDVMHIEKNVCESLIGTLLDIPGKTKDGLASRLDLLEMNARTELAPMMGEKRTFFPAACYTLSKDEKKKFLQFSGRNKGPSSKVIDVQKLDELQREIVMILCLLEKYFPPSFFDIMIHLTVHLVREVKLCGPVGCRHMYPFERYMKILKGYVRNRNRPEGCMAESYIAEEAIEFCSDYLSNVHTIGIPSRHHEVELTRPLSGALVHSTSDDELQQAHRYVLANDVEIDPYIEKHMVELNARFPHKARSKKWLQDEHNRTFINWLRDSVERVVDHSTHKISERLKWIARGPSTQVLKYSSYLIDGITYATKERDDIRVSQNSGVSLVAKTMQVASAKDKNPVVSDMVFYGVIEEIWELDYQQFQIPMFKCNWVENNNGIKVDDLGFTLVNLNRIGFKSDSFILGSQAKQVFYVEDPVDPAWSVVLATPSMESIEDLNGDEIEETGLHNKSFSKGLHPMDVDLAYDNEVSCIREDCDGTWVDNA, encoded by the exons ATGGATAAAGAATGGATGTCGAAGAATAGATTATTACCTGAATATGATATTGGAGTAGAGTCTTTCTTGAAATTTGCATTGAAGAACGCCGATGATCCTGATGCAATCCCTTGCCCATGTGCAAAATGTGGTaatataaaaaagaaaaatgttCAAACTATAAGAGCACATTTGTACAGTAATGGGATAGATTTGACATACCACACATGGATATGGCATGGAGAAAGATGTACGAGTAGGAACTCAATGAATGATAATGTTCGAGCAAGTCAAGGTGTGCACAAAACTTTTGCTGAGGAACCGGTAGATATGGTACAGGATGTATATGATAGTTATGCTGAGAATCCAAATCAATTCACTAAGTTACTAGAAGATGCTGAGAAACCTTTATATCCTGGATGTACTAAATTCACAAAGTTATCTGCAATTGTGAAATTATTTAACTTGAAGGCAAAGTATAGTTGGAGTGATAAAAGTTTCACCGATATGCTTCTTCTGTTTGGAGAAATGCTTCCAGATAAAAACGAATTGCCTTTGTCTTTGTATGATGCAAAGAAAAGCTTACGTGCATTAGGAATGGATTATGTCAGAATTCATGCTTGCCCTAATGATTGTATCTTATACCAGAAGGAGTATGAAGATTTTGCCAATTTCCCTACTTGTGGAACGTCACGGTGGAAGGTGGGCAACAATTCTAAAGTAAAAG CTGATGCACCTTGTTGGAAATTAGTTGATCACAAGTGGCCAGATTTTGCATCTGAGCCAAGAAATCTTAGATTGGCTATATCAGCAGACAGAGTCAATCCCCACAGTTTGATAAGTTCTGCATATAGTTGTTGGACAGTTTTAATGATCACATACAATCTTCCTCCATGGTTGTGTATGAAGAGAAAATTTGTGATGCTTACCTTGTTGATATCTGGTCCTAGAAAACCGGGCAATGATATTGATGTGTACTTGGCACCTCTAATTGATGACCTAAAATGCCTTTGGGATACAGGTGTTGAAGCATATGATGCATATCGAGAAGAAAGTTTCTCTCTTAAAGCTGTCTTACTATGGACAATCAATGATTTCCCTGCATATGGGAACATGTCAGGATGTGTAGTGAAAGGATATCATGCATGTCCTATTTGTGCAGAAAATACATACTCAACAAGGTTGAAGCATAGTAGAAAAATGTCATATACAGGTCATCGAAGGTTTTTACCTTTAAATCATCCTTATCGAAGGCAAAATAAGACATTTAATGGGAATCAAGAGTTTAACCCCGCACCAAATCCATTGAGTGGCCATGAAGTATTGGAAAGAGTTGAAAAAATTAGTTATCAACCCGGAAAACTGACCAAGAAGCTTCAGTCAAATCCGGATGATGGAAAACCGTGCTGGAAAAAGAAATCAATATTCTTTGAACTTGAGTATTGGAAACATTTGCATGTTCGTCATGTTCTTGATGTGATGCACATTGAAAAAAATGTTTGTGAAAGTCTCATTGGCACGTTACTTGACATTCCGGGAAAAACAAAGGATGGATTAGCATCAAGATTAGACCTTTTGGAAATGAATGCAAGGACTGAATTGGCACCAATGATGGGGGAGAAAAGAACGTTTTTTCCAGCAGCCTGTTACACACTAAGTAAGGATGAGAAAAAAAAGTTTTTGCAATTCTCTGGCAGGAATAAAGGTCCCAGCAG TAAAGTGATAGATGTCCAGAAGTTAGATGAACTACAAAGAGAGATTGTGATGATATTGTGTTTGCTTGAAAAATATTTCCCCCCTTCATTTTTTGATATAATGATTCATTTAACTGTTCATCTTGTACGGGAGGTCAAATTGTGTGGACCGGTTGGGTGTAGGCACATGTACCCATTTGAAAGAtacatgaaaattttgaaaggtTATGTTCGCAATCGTAACCGGCCTGAAGGGTGCATGGCTGAAAGTTATATTGCTGAAGAGGCTATCGAATTTTGCTCAGACTATCTATCTAATGTCCACACAATAGGGATACCATCAAGACATCATGAAGTAGAACTTACTAGGCCTTTATCGGGAGCATTGGTCCACTCCACAAGTGATGATGAGTTGCAGCAAGCACATCGTTACGTATTGGCAAATGATGTTGAGATTGATCCTTATATCGA GAAACACATGGTGGAGTTGAATGCAAGATTTCCGCATAAAGCTAGGTCGAAGAAATGGTTACAAGATGAGCATAACCGAACTTTTATCAACTGGTTGCGTGATAGC GTTGAACGGGTGGTTGACCATTCCACACATAAAATATCAGAAAGATTGAAATGGATAGCACGTGGTCCTAGCACGCAAGTGTTAAAGTATTCTAGTTACTTGATTGATGGTATCACTTATGCTACAAAAGAGCGTGATGACATAAGAGTTTCTCAAAACTCTGGAGTAAGCTTGGTTGCAAAGACAATGCAAGTTGCTAGTGCAAAGGATAAAAATCCAGTTGTGTCAGATATGGTTTTTTATGGAGTTATCGAAGAAATATGGGAACTTGATTACCAACAATTTCAAATTCCAATGTTTAAATGTAATTGGGTGGAGAATAATAATGGTATCAAAGTCGATGATCTTGGTTTTACGTTGGTGAATCTCAATAGAATTGGATTCAAATCTGATTCTTTTATATTGGGCAGTCAAGCAAAGCAAGTATTTTACGTTGAAGATCCTGTAGATCCTGCATGGAGTGTTGTACTTGCAACTCCTAGCATGGAGTCCATTGAAGACTTAAATGGAGATGAAATCGAAGAGACTGGACTCCACAACAAATCTTTTAGCAAAGGGTTACATCCTATGGATGTTGATTTAGCATATGACAATGAAGTGTCATGCATTCGTGAAGATTGTGATGGAACTTGGGTTGACAATGCTtaa
- the LOC140882697 gene encoding uncharacterized protein, translating to MIRWWISALQWTELFVSSLVHMVYGFYIFSTAVGGDLSQALSDWIFKPNVAHGLKVEDSKKTTGADDLPPIVLVHGIFGFGKGRLGGLSYFAGAELKDDRVFVPDLGSLTSIYDRARELFYYLKGGKVDYGEEHSMACGHSQFGRNYGEGHYPEWDEEHPIHFVGHSAGAQVVRVLQQMLADKAFEGYDNTSPNWVLSITSLSGAFNGTTRTYIDGMQPEDGKSLKPISLLQLCRVGVILYDWFDVPWLKRYYNFGFDHFNMSWRNIGIWGLVNCLIGRSGPFASGDWILPDLTIQGSIRLNSHVHTFPDTHYFSYATKRTRQFMGVTIPSGILGIHPMLFIRVLQMSQWRHPSDVTPPYKSYRDEDWWDNDGALNTISMTHPRFPVEHPSCFVMKDSDCQPFQPGIWYYKIVEGDHILFIVNKERAGVQFDLIYDAIFERCRKHAFRKAPILPNELHN from the exons ATGATTAGGTGGTGGATATCGGCCCTTCAATGGACAGAGCTATTTGTGAGTTCTTTGGTGCATATGGTATATGGGTTTTACATATTTAGCACAGCCGTGGGTGGGGATCTCTCACAGGCATTGAGTGATTGGATTTTCAAGCCTAATGTGGCTCACGGATTGAAAGTGGAAGATTCAAAGAAGACAACTGGTGCAGATGATTTGCCTCCTATTGTGTTGGTTCATGGAATCTTTGGTTTTGGGAAAGGG AGATTGGGAGGTTTGTCCTATTTTGCTGGAGCTGAGTTGAAGGATGACCGGGTCTTTGTGCCTGATCTAGGCTCATTAACAAGCATATATGACAG GGCAAGGGAACTGTTCTATTACTTGAAAGGAGGGAAAGTTGATTATGGAGAAGAACATAGCATGGCTTGTGGGCACTCTCAGTTTGGTAGAAACTATGGAGAAG GGCATTATCCTGAATGGGATGAGGAACACCCGATTCATTTTGTGGGGCACTCAGCCGGAGCACAAGTTGTCCGAGTCTTGCAGCAAATGCTAGCCGACAAG GCGTTTGAGGGGTACGATAATACATCACCGAATTGGGTCCTGAGCATAACTTCTTTGTCTGGTGCATTTAATGGCACAACAAGAACTTATATAGATGGAATGCA GCCAGAAGATGGGAAATCTTTGAAGCCCATTTCTCTGCTGCAGCTGTGCAGAGTTGGAGTGATTCTTTACGACTGGTTCGACGTTCCATGGCTAAAACGCTACTACAATTTTGGATTCGACCATTTCAATATGTCTTGGAGAAATATAGGCATTTGGGGGCTCGTTAATTGCCTCATTGGGAGAAGTGGTCCCTTTGCATCTGGAGATTGGATTCTTCCAGATCTTACCATCCAAGGTTCGATCAGATTGAACAGCCATGTGCATACGTTTCCAGACACGCACTACTTCAGCTACGCCACCAAGCGCACGAGGCAGTTTATGGGAGTCACTATTCCCTCTGGCATTCTTGGAATTCACCCTATGTTGTTTATTAGAGTCTTGCAGATGAGCCAATGGAGGCATCCTTCAGATGTCACCCCTCCTTATAAAAGTTACAG GGATGAAGACTGGTGGGATAATGATGGCGCCCTCAACACCATATCGATGACACACCCTCGTTTTCCAGTCGAGCACCCGAGTTGTTTCGTCATGAAAGATTCAGATTGCCAACCTTTCCAGCCAGGAATCTG GTACTACAAGATCGTGGAAGGCGATCACATTCTCTTCATCGTGAACAAAGAGAGAGCTGGGGTTCAGTttgatttgatatatgatgCCATTTTTGAGCGTTGTAGGAAACATGCATTCAGAAAGGCTCCTATATTGCCGAATGAATTGCATAATTAG
- the LOC140880152 gene encoding AP-1 complex subunit mu-2 produces the protein MAGAASALFLLDIKGRVLVWRDYRGDVSAVQAERFFTKLIEKEGDPESHDPVVHDSGVTYMFVQHNNVYLMIASRQNCNAASLLLFLHRVVDVFKHYFEVLEEESLRDNFVVVYELLDEIMDFGYPQYTEAKILSEFIKTDAYRMEVSQRPPMAVTNAVSWRSEGIRYKKNEVFLDVVESVNILVNSNGQIIRSDVVGALKMRTYLSGMPECKLGLNDRVLLEAQGRATKGKAIDLDDIKFHQCVRLARFENDRTISFIPPDGSFDLMTYRLSTQVKPLIWVEAQVERHSRSRIEIMVKARSQFKERSTATNVEIELPVPPDATNPNVRTSMGSAAYAPENDALVWKIKSFPGGKEYMLRAEFRLPSITSEESVPERKAPIRVKFEIPYFTVSGIQVRYLKIIEKSGYQALPWVRYITMAGEYELRLI, from the exons ATGGCGGGAGCAGCGTCGGCGCTGTTCCTATTGGACATAAAGGGTAGGGTTCTGGTGTGGCGGGACTATCGTGGAGACGTCTCCGCGGTGCAAGCCGAGCGTTTCTTCACCAAGCTCATTGAGAAAGAG GGTGATCCAGAATCTCACGATCCAGTTGTGCATGATAGTGGTGTTACATACATGTTTGTACAGCACAACAATGTCTATCTCATGATTGCATCACGGCAAAACTGCAATGCTGCTAGCCTTCTTCTCTTCCTACACCGTGTAGTTGAT GTCTTCAAACATTACTTTGAAGTGTTAGAAGAGGAATCACTGAGAGATAATTTTGTTGTGGTG TATGAATTACTGGACGAAATTATGGATTTTGGCTACCCGCAATACACTGAAGCAAAGATTCTTAGCGAGTTCATAAAAACTGATGCTTACAGAATGGAAGTATCTCAGAGGCCTCCAATGGCTGTTACGAATGCAGTGTCGTGGCGCAGCGAAGGAATTCGTTACAAAAAAAATGAA GTGTTTCTTGATGTTGTTGAAAGTGTTAATATACTAGTCAATAGTAATGGCCAAATAATTAGATCAGACGTTGTTGGGGCGCTAAAGATGCGAACATACTTGAG TGGGATGCCTGAATGTAAGCTTGGGCTAAATGATAGAGTTTTGCTGGAGGCACAAGGGCGAGCTACTAAGGGAAAAGCCATTGACCTGGATGATATCAAGTTTCATCA GTGTGTGCGGTTGGCTCGTTTTGAAAATGATCGAACAATATCTTTCATTCCTCCTGATGGATCTTTTGATCTCATGACTTACAGGCTTAGCACCCAG GTAAAGCCTCTAATATGGGTAGAAGCTCAGGTTGAAAGGCATTCTAGAAGTCGCATAGAAATCATGGTAAAAGCCAGGAGCCAATTCAAGGAGCGTAG CACTGCAACTAATGTCGAAATTGAGTTACCCGTGCCTCCTGATGCTACTAATCCAAATGTCCGTACATCAATGGGGTCTGCTGCTTATGCGCCAGAAAATGATGCTCTAGTTTGGAAAATTAAATCTTTCCCGGGTGGGAAG GAATACATGTTAAGAGCGGAATTTAGGCTTCCTAGCATAACGTCTGAGGAATCAGTGCCCGAGAGAAAAGCTCCTATAAGAGTGAAGTTTGAAATACCATATTTTACTGTTTCAGGAATACAG GTTCGATACTTGAAAATCATTGAGAAAAGCGGCTATCAGGCCCTTCCATGGGTGAGATACATTACCATGGCTGGTGAATACGAGCTGAGACTTATCTGA